The sequence GATGACCTGCAGCCATATGGGCAGCAGCgacttcttctcctccaccacccGCAGCGTGCCGTCCGAGTCTCCCAGCAGGTACCACTGGCCATCCCGGTCCAGCCGGACGCACAGCCCATAGTCCTTCTGCGGCTCGCTCTTCCGGAGCGGTCTGATTCTCAGGCTCAGCACCCCGCTGGTGCCCCGGCTGTTTAAGGTCACGTTAGACGCAATGACAATGTCTTTGGTGAAGTCTTTGCAAGTGGCGTTGAACGCGTCCCCCTCGCCCGGCGCCTCGTCTCCGTCGCCACGCTCCGTGAACCTGACGTCCGACCAGGTGTGATTATTGATCCGCCCGTAGACCCGGAGGAGGATGTGGCTCTCCTCTGTCACCTGGATGATCCCGTCATCCGTGGTCGTCGCCGGCTTGTCGCTCCTCAGCAACCGGACGCCAAATATGTGGCTGTCGACGACCTCGGCGAGCGCCGAGCCCGCGCGTTCGCCCAGCCCGCTAAACAGTAAGAAAATTAAAGTTAACGTGCACCCCTGGCCGCTCCATTCTGTCGCCATGTTTGTTTCGCTCTCTGAGAAGCGAGACTTTACGTCACCTACTCATTCCACGCAGCCCGCCCCTCGGTGACGTAACGCCGAAGAGGAGCCAATCAGAGACTGCGACGTCACCAACAGAGAACGGGCGAGCCCCAAACACGCTGCGAACATGTAAGGATGGCCGGCAAGGTTCTTAAGAATTTTATCCTTTTCTACGCATATTTATTGAAAACATATTCTGCACAATACTATTAGTTTAGGTTCACATTTCTACTTTAAAGCTATATTTggtcacaaacaaacaaaaactgtaTAATCGAATGTACTTGAATAAATCTTTATTGACTAGACAATTACCCAAAGTAcgtaaaacaaataaaattccCAACGTTGTTAGTTTGATAAACAACATAGCGTTGATTTGAAGTGGTTTTCTTTGATTCGGAGTCTGCCGCAGTGCTCTAACACGATCCTATAGCGCCCCCCAGTGGCATATGGCAATGTTCACCTTTTCAAACATTGCATCACTCTATTAGCCTGCTCTGATGGCGACGAGATGATAAATGGCGATGCAATTACGACCTATCCTTATACTTGCAATGTCATAAATTGCTAAGGTTGTCACCCTGTTATTTGCGTCATGTAATACCGCCCCAAACAGTCAAATAAATCTATTTACTTTCACGATCCACCGTTATTTTCAACAGTTGGTTGACACCACTGTGCAATCtacttcacatgcacacaaggtgAATGATGCACAATGAAAACGTTACAGGAACATGCATCCATTCCTCTAATAAACATTACACTGTGCATAATAAAGCAGATAATTGTTCCCTCATGTGTCCAAATGAAAGTAATGCACAGAACTGTATGTAGCAACGTTTTTAACACCGACATGGTGACATAATGCATCTAGAATTCCATAAAGCAGCAGGACTTTTTAAAGCTCAGATTGTGATCGCAGATAACTGAGTATATTCAGAACGTCAGCTCCAGTTAGTAGCTGGGTGAACTGCATGAAGCTGTGGTGAACATGTCCTGATCAGATTTTCCATGTAAtcttaaaataatgataatttaaCCGGACATTCCTCTGAATACTATAAATCATATTCATTCATATAAATTATCCTAAATACTTTTTGGAATCCctaaaaagttattttatgtgaaaatctaaaaaatgtttgtctttATGGTATTTAATGTTCACAGACTTTGGGTACTAACTGCCAGCCACAACTAACCGTggtataagggtggtagtaggtaacacactcgcctatgaaccagaagacccaggttcaaatcccacttacaatcattgtgtccctgagcaagacacttaaccctaaattgctccaggtaactactgattgtaagtcgctctggataagggtgtctgataaatgacataaatgtaaaatgtaaatgtaaaccctgaattgctccggggggagggggggggggggctgtccctgtaaatactgattgtaagtcgttctggataagggcgtctgataaaagccataaatgtaaatgtaatgtaaatgcataacTACAGTGCTTGCATGTCACTGCTTTCTTATTTCTAAGGCTTTTCACAACAAGAAACTTCCAGTTTCATCTCAGGGccattttttcatttacattttagcatttatcagacgcccttatccagggcaacttacagtcagtagttacagggacagtcccccctggagcaatttagggttaagtgtcttgctcagggacacaatggtagtaagtgggatttgaacctgggtcttctggttcagaggcgattgtgttacccactaggctactaccagggcCAGTGGTAGCCTGGGAAGCAGACTCATATTCACCCTGCCAATATTTCCCATTGTACATTCATATaaatggcatttagcagacacccttaacTTGAgtgacttacagtagttacatcCTCAGTGGCAGTGTCACGTCCACTGGCTGATGgagaaaggaagcgcagaaacgggacatctgggcaaatgggatttatttgaACACATAGAAAATGGCCCAAAAACAGGGGGggcaaaggggagaacaaaaactaacccgcaggcgtgtggcgatcgCCAGGCTCatacaccaaaaacacacactggtaAGGCAAGTAATTGGCTGTCTGCTGCCCaacaggtccttataacagggctccagccatATAAGCCTGACCAGCCGCgcctgtccatggctggagccctgctgtcaagctgacTGGTGCCAGCTGTGTCTCCAGCTGTGTTcccagctgcacccagccgTGACAGGCAGAGCATGAAACAGTGACAGGAACACAtggaacaaaaataatacacaaaCACTTTATGGTTTCATTagtatataaataatacatttattgtaaATGCACACAATAAATTACAAATGCATCTAATATTTTAGATGTATATATGTTACAGCCAGCAGAATGGATCCTGTTTTCAATATAGCTGAAAACTGTATGATTGTGATTCTCTTGATTTTTAtggaaacaaaaaacaaagtaaTAAGATAACTGAAACAGAAATTATAAATTTATCAAGAATGTCACTCAGGCAGCTGAAGTGGAAAATCTATTAAACAATTGAAATTTGTTCAGTAAAAATAGAAGTGGAGTTTGCCATAACTTTGAAGTAGCCCTATGCAGAGATATACAGATTTTTTGTCAATTGCACAGATTCTAGGTGCTGGTTTAAGAATAATCAGCATAGGTTTTGCAAACAGATATAGCATACAAAAAAGGACTACACAGCAACATGCTTGTTTTGGTTCTGTTGTCAGGGTAATACTGAATGAAGATTGTCAAGAACAAGATGGGCAACAAAGAAAAGTTTTAAGACATCTTCTCTGAAATTCTTTCCATACAATCCATGTGGACAGTCCTTCAGGTAAAACAGATTATCATTAATGCAGCATCTGAACATTTGGCAAATGATTGCCTCAGACATTCATCAAACTGTACCTTATGGTGAGTTCCCACCAGTCTGCCACCAGAACCCACCAGTCTCACAATTTGAAATGCAGTGACATTAGTTATGTTTTAGTTACAGAACATAATATTTGGAAATTTTCTGACACTGCAATTTAGTATTGctcatttaattttgtttttagaactttaataaataaaatttaaatttgcAGGAACAATTTTAATTCACAATCTTCAATCTTGCATGATAGATATTccttaaatgaaacacaggtTGTACAGAACAATCATCTTTATCATAAAGCGTAGAGATTTTGCAACATATTTCTCAAAACGTCATCATTGTAATACGTTGTCAGGTTAGCTATCAGTCTAATGCTTGCAGAAATCAACAGTGTCATGGTACTTCAGTGCTAAGACATGTAGGCACCAAGTTCAAGTGCACAATATTTATTCAGCCTTTACATAcaataacaaacacacaaataacactgCGCTGACACACAACTCTGTTGCTATTGGCCAGCAGCCACTTCTGTCACTTTGCTCTCCTTCTGCGCAGACAGAAAGTCCGACAGCAGGACCTCCACCGTGAAGCTTATTCGTTTGGAATGGACGAAGCTGTAAGTGTTGTCAAAACGTAGTACATCTACagataaaaattaaacaaacacaaaaagaaagtatatataaatgaacaattcaaAACCCATGCAGTTACTCCACGCCCATAACTGCCAAGGCCAGAGAACGGTGATGAGTGTTTATGTACTCACACACGCCGGGGTCGGCGCACGTAAGGGAGCCTTCCTCAGGCACCAGGTGGGCGTTGTATCGCTGACTGGGCAGCACCTCCAGCATCTGACCGGCCCGCTGCCACTCTCCAAGCCTCGCCTTCTTGAACACCCCAAACCCAATGTCCGCCCCGTCGCTGGCGAACTGCCACCTGAGTAGGGGAGAAGGGCGGAGCCAGGGGTCCAGTTAAGTGTACGGTGCCGTGTGCTCCGTTTGTCCCGGGCTTCACTCTCTCACCTCAGCACACATCCTGGGAAAAGGACCTCGTACTCCATCTGATGGGACGACCCTCGGCTGATGGAAACACTCTGCTCATACTGGATTTTGATGGAGTCACGGACGTAGTAGGACTTGGGCACTGGTCCTGCGTACGTTATCTACAAAAAGAAATCAGAAATTTTGACAGTattgtaaaacaaaaacaaactacaatCCAATTAAAGAACATTGaaacctttaaaataataataaaaaaaaacgtttaaatTAGTACGGAAAATAGATTTGAAGAGCCCTGTAAAAAATACGAGTGCACTATAGCATGTaaccaaataaaatgatttccCAACTAACAACAATTATTTCAATTAACATTCGATATGACAACAGGCAAGGGGGCGgtaatattaatgatattaattCATGGGGATGAATGGATGACGTGAATGTTTAGATTGCAAGTAATGCTGTTTTGTGCACGGCCATTTGAAAGAGCACGCAGCCAGTCTATGCAGTGTAGAGTCATGCTATTTGTTCAGGCAAACACACATGGAATAGGCCAGTGTTGGCACATCCCAACCATGGTGAGCCTTGACCATTAAAGGGTGTTAACGGACACATCTGCGTACCTTGTGTCACCTGTGCCTAGGTCCCCTTCTCCCATGTCTGGAAAACCAAATGTACACACATAACTACTCATGCAATAACGCCACCTCTTTTGAAGCTCTAAGTAAAGCAGGGGTCTGAAACTCAAATTAACTGGGGGCCGCAGGAGACGCGAGTCTGGGTGAGGTTGAGTTCCACAAAAAAATCTTGTCACAAACGTCATTACTAATAGTTCTTCAGCTGCAATGGGTTCTTCTGAACAAAAACTGtcctgaatatgaatgaaatattgaagaACATGAATGTTTCTTCTGAACATGGCTTTTTTGTGCTTGATGGTCatgtcttttattattgcatgaaTATCATGACATTTACTTATGGCGGAAAATACTGGGATAGCGAGCGCCTTGTATTGGGGCCGCGAGGGGTACTAgtgtttccagacaaaccatttgcaaccgactccaccgctttggcttgattTCAGGTGACTCcgctgacaccaagacaccgctGTGAACGTCTGCAGTGGACACATGACCATGTCTCTCTGctcgcaaaaaaaaaggaaccttcCACACAAAacgtggtaaaaaaaaaaatgttaccctcttttcagcatttttaacAGTCAAAAACTTTAAACTTTTATATCATGCCGAGGGCCACAAAATATCATCCCGTGGGTTGCAAGTGGCCCGCGGGCTGCAAGTTTAAGACCCCTTCACAGGAAGTCTTCACAGGAAGCCTTTAATCCACCAGTGTTCCAGTGGCCTACAATTACAACAGCCGTCCTCACCTCAACTCAAACCCTGAGCACCAGTTCTCTTAAATTAAGAGAACTTAATTCCAACAGCACCATGACAACGGCAGCCTTTGTTGTGAGATCTTAAAGCTCCAGCATTTCAGAGGAGTACATTTCCTGACTACagtcataaaaaatacaaatccagGTCCAGGAAATTATGTGTTTAAGCATGTTTAAAACAGGGACAGGCCATTTAAAAAGCTCCCACTAAGATGGATTATATAAGGATTGCATACAGCTGCAAAgcctaaaaacataaaaacatttggGACAATAATGTATAATGATGAAAAGTACAAGTGATAAAACATAGTAATAGCTATGTTACAGTGATTTACTCTCTGATTTACAGtgtgaatgcaaaaaaaaaattaacaagcaGAAGTTATGAATAACCTTTATTTGAAGAAAAAGACAGCCTTTACAAAATCAGGTACATTCCAAATGTGTTCTAGATTAAACATATCATACCAACAGAAAAGACCCTGTTTGAAACTCCATCAAAAGGCCCTTAGCTTAACACCTCAACTAATTGACTGTTGACATGCCTGGCATTTTAGAGAGTCTGTGCAGAATCAGTCCACTGCAGATTTGCTCAGGACTAAAGCATGCCAGACATGCCTGACAGAAAACAAGCCAGAGGCAAACTGgaacaaacacaaagaaagagaaCTTGGACGCAATGACAGTACTGGTGAATATCTACTGAGCAATGAAATCAAGTACAAATCAGTAATCCCACAAAGTGATCGACTCATACTGCACTATGTGCAATTATAGGCTGCATTGTCCCATCGCTAAATAAGACTTGCTACACAGGCGATATTTTGGCTGGATTTGGTGAAATAAGTCACTTTTTTGGGGTTCCAAAACACAAAAGCTGTTCTTTAATGacgttttaatgaaataaatctaCTTCCTCAGTCTGGATGATTTACAGCTCCCTCCTCTGAATCAGTCGCCTCTTATCCTCATCAAAAACATGATCCCTAGGCCTCtcgggaccacgcccactggcAAGCCAAACGTCTGTATTATCAACGCTTCATTCTGGCATTCTaatcaaacatttacaaaaacgGCCCGTGCACTTTGTCTTATTTAGCACTGGGAAAATACTGCCCTACGTCACTATGTGTGTGCCATCTgtgacatgaataaaatatgaacacgATGACTTTATGATAATAAAGTAATATCGACAGTCACGGAGATCGGTGCAATTGATTGCTACAGTCCACCGGTAAACggaacaacaaacaaacacataaaggAATCAATTCAAATAAACTCCACGGTGCACTTTCAAGGGAGAAACTCGGGCAATTAAATGTCCTGTGAGGTTTTTGTTCTCTAGACAGGCAAACCTGGAGCTACGCGAAGAGGAGCACAGAGGAGGTGACAGATCTGTGGTCAGCAGGTGACAGCTGGGGAAGAAGTGAAGGTGGGAGAGGCTCACTGCAGCTTGGCACTTAAGTCTCTCTGTCCTCAACAGTGACCGGTGACTCAGCACAGGGGCGGTAGTGACTGAGGGACAGTCTGGATGTGCGCATTTAAAGCAACAGGCAGGCACAATGTGCAGATTTTATAATAATCCCATTATGCATGTTAGGTAACAAGTATTTtctgatcattaaaaaaacactgcaatgTGTAACAGGGTTGCACGATGTAAACTGGCATGATGTAAACTGCCTGTCTATTTGACCTATGACCCATTACATCTATTTGACCCACGTTGTCTGATCCTTTTCACCTGCATCATACCTTAATAGCAATGTGCCATTATTAACACATTGCTTATACTGCATACTGAGTTCTGTTACTTAGTACAGTGTGGTAGCTCAATTGTAAgtgttttttgcacaattgATTTTACACAACCTCCCCACAATAAACAGGATGTGCATAGCAGGTCTACACTGCTCACTGAGTGCCAGTGTTTGTACATTGAGATTTGAAATAAATTGATAAGttaaaaagtgaattaaaaatgaagacCTTTCCAAGCGTGTTTATAGCTTACCACGCACCAATCACCAGCTCTTAAAAATTCTTCCACGGGatggttcatttaaagtgacGGTTGCTTTCCGCCCAATAACTCATGGGTGGTGCAGTTGTAGAGGACAACCTCTCTGGGCCGAATTAATCCTCCTAATCTGTCCGCAAGGGTTCTGTCATCAGCACATAACCTAATAAGCTGTACTACAACACACTGCGGGGAGAAGAGCTGAGCTGAGGTTAATAGGCCGACTACAGCTAGTGATACGCTGAGGCACTAAACTGCGGCTAACTAGGGAAACCAGGGCAGCCTACTTCACACCGAACGGGCTTTTCTTCAGACTATATCACGTTACTATGATGGAAAAAGCATTAGGTCTAATCTTTTATGTGTGGCGACAGCAGTGTAAAATGGTGCTGAACAATTTGAAGCACAAGAGATCAGCATTGTGAACCTCCAATACTTTACACTGAAGCATTTTCCACCGAAAGTTCCTGAAACATACCAATTTGCCAAAAAATATGAGTAAAAAATCCCTTCCACACCTCCAGCATTTCTAGAATGAAAGCCTGATGCAGATTTTGTCTGGGCTAGGCAGCAGAAGAACTAGAAAAATACCTATTTTGGAACAAATCCTGCCAGATCTGCAAgcatatttaaatgctaattgGTACATTTTGCAGCAGTCTACTGAGACCGCGTCAGGTCCCACCTACTGAAACTCACCCTTGTTCTGCAGCAAGGGTCGCCGTCTGGGTCTGTGAGTTTTCCTCCATAAGCTGCTGGAAGCTCTTCTTGGTCGATATGCATTAGTAACACCTCCTTCCAGTTGGCTGTAGGAAgagaattatttattaaaatattgtctaATGCATTGCAAACAGAATAAGAAATCGGGGCCGATTCAAATCTCACCCCCTAAGACGACAATCTTGCGACGGGTGTCCTCACTCAGAAAGTGCTTGACTAAATTATAAGCAACGGGAAATAGCTTGGGCGCTGTGATGAGTGACAAGAAACAAATGACAGATCGCAAATGACAACATTCATAATGTACATACTCATTTGTTACTAAATGCAAATTGAAATTTCTAGTACATTAAGGACACTGTATCAGACCTGAACCCTCAGACCttcattttatgtaatttatgtcattttatgaaaataacgacaaaaaacacatcaaaGAGTCTCAAGTCCAAATGAGCTCTGCCATTATCCAGTGAACGTCATGCAACCCTTGAAAGCCAAACTTGCCAAGTCCAAACACAAAGTCTATACTTGATGTACCAGATTTCAACATGAACCAGCATAGCTAGGAAGCTAATGACAGCAAGCCAATATTTCACACCATTAGCATGTTATACAGCAGGGTTCATACCGCACAGTGCTACATGTGTTATaaacagcacagtacacagtgaacaGCCCATATAGACTtcaaaatgacataaatgaGGAGTAAGCATGAAGCAAACTTGCCTTTAATGACAAACAGCCTCTTAAGACCTTCAGGGTAATTGTCTTCAAACATGGTAAGCAcctgaaaaaaatacatgataaacatAATGATCACATTTTTACCCTTGGTTGGCATCACCAGTCAGATCTGATGTCACCTACTGTACCTCTCCATAAAGGTCTATAGCCGGCTTCCATAAATGCTTCATCCCCAGGCCATCGCAATCATAAATCATGGTGATGGACTCAACATTTTTACCCAACTGAggcagagagaggggaaaaaagccaAGCACACGTTAGAGCAAAGCCAGAATgctgtatttaaaataataataataataatacttttgtTTCCATCAATCACCAATGATGTGTTGGATTGTCCTGCTCGCCCATCCCTAAACCTTTTTCCAACGTGTGTAGGAGGCAGCATGTAGCATCATGTTGCACTGAACAAAGCCCAGGACGTTCAGAGAAGATGGGCTGAAGAAAAGCCTTTTGAAAGTGTGGCATCGTAAATCCTATACCTCTGAACTGAACCGAAACGCAGGTGAGAGACTAGTGTTATTATGGCACCGCTATTGAAACGGAGCCAGCATGACTCACAAGAATAGCGTGTCACTAAACGACACAGTTTCTGTGACAGATTTCCTTACATGATGGCGGTTGTGCAGAATAAAAGTTTTTGGATCACTGCAAGGTCAAACTGGTACAGGTGCAACCCTAATTCCCCACACTAAACAGTGCAAGACCCAACATATCAGTTCCTGCTGTGCATTTGCTGCAATAAATCATGGAGTGAAATGAGCCTAACATGCTATTAATGGGGCTGGGAGTGAACATGGATCAACACTTAACTCTGGAATGTGCAGGAGGcacaagaacaaagaaaaaagaacagtgcATTTC comes from Denticeps clupeoides chromosome 11, fDenClu1.1, whole genome shotgun sequence and encodes:
- the sec14l8 gene encoding SEC14-like lipid binding 8 isoform X1 codes for the protein MSGRVGDLSPKQAEALAQLRERVQDVLPQCPYQSDHFLLRWLRARNFSVPKAEAMLRKHLEFRKQMKADTITTDWNPPEVIEKFLSGGMCGHDREGNPIWYDVIGPVDPKGLLLSASKQDFIKSKVRDCEMLQKECDRQTQRLGKNVESITMIYDCDGLGMKHLWKPAIDLYGEVLTMFEDNYPEGLKRLFVIKAPKLFPVAYNLVKHFLSEDTRRKIVVLGANWKEVLLMHIDQEELPAAYGGKLTDPDGDPCCRTRITYAGPVPKSYYVRDSIKIQYEQSVSISRGSSHQMEYEVLFPGCVLRWQFASDGADIGFGVFKKARLGEWQRAGQMLEVLPSQRYNAHLVPEEGSLTCADPGVYVLRFDNTYSFVHSKRISFTVEVLLSDFLSAQKESKVTEVAAGQ
- the sec14l8 gene encoding SEC14-like lipid binding 8 isoform X2, coding for MLRKHLEFRKQMKADTITTDWNPPEVIEKFLSGGMCGHDREGNPIWYDVIGPVDPKGLLLSASKQDFIKSKVRDCEMLQKECDRQTQRLGKNVESITMIYDCDGLGMKHLWKPAIDLYGEVLTMFEDNYPEGLKRLFVIKAPKLFPVAYNLVKHFLSEDTRRKIVVLGANWKEVLLMHIDQEELPAAYGGKLTDPDGDPCCRTRITYAGPVPKSYYVRDSIKIQYEQSVSISRGSSHQMEYEVLFPGCVLRWQFASDGADIGFGVFKKARLGEWQRAGQMLEVLPSQRYNAHLVPEEGSLTCADPGVYVLRFDNTYSFVHSKRISFTVEVLLSDFLSAQKESKVTEVAAGQ